The sequence AGCTCTTTCGAGCCGGACTTCGAGCCCATGGCCGTCATCATCCCGGCGGTCGGGCCGACGAACACCAACCCGGCGTCCAGGCAGGCCCGCGCGAACTCGGCATTCTCCGACAGGAAGCCGTAGCCGGGGTGAACCGCCTCGGCGCCGGTCTTTTTCGCGGCCTCGATCAGCCGCTCGACATTGAGATAGCTGTCGCGGGCACGTGCGGGCCCGAGCAGCACGGCTTCATCGGCGAGCGCGACATGCATGGCGTCGCGGTCGGCCTCGGAATAGACCGCGACGGTGCGCAGGCCCATGGTACGCGCGGTGCGGATGACGCGGCAGGCGATCTCGCCGCGGTTGGCGATCAGGAGGGTGCGAAAACGCCGGTAGAGCATCGAGCGGTCCATCGCATCACATCCTGAACAGGCCGAATTTCGTCGGCTCGATCGGCGCGTTCGACGCCGCCGAGAGGCCAAGCCCGAGCACCAGGCGCGTGTCGGCCGGGTCGATCACGCCGTCGTCCCAGAGGCGCGCGGTCGCGTAGTACGGATGCCCCTGGCTCTCATATTGCGCGCGGATGGGCTCGCGGAATTTATCTTCCTCTTCTTTCGACCAGCTATCGCCCTTGGCCTCGATATTGTCGCGGCGGACCTGGCTCAGCACCATCGAGGCCTGCTCGCCGCCCATCACCGAGATGCGCGCATTCGGCCACATCCAGAGGAAGCGCGGCGAATAGGCGCGGCCGCACATGCCGTAATTGCCGGCGCCGTAGGAGCCGCCGATCACGACGGTGAATTTCGGCACCGAGGCGGTGGCAACCGCCGTCACCAGCTTGGCGCCATCGCGCGCGATGCCGCCGGCCTCGTATTTCTTGCCGACCATGAAGCCGGTGATGTTCTGCAGGAACACCAGCGGAATGCCACGCTGGCAGCACAGCTCGATGAAATGCGCGCCCTTCAGCGAGCTCTCGCTGAACAGGATGCCGTTGTTGGCGATGATGCCGACCGGGTAGCCCCAGATATGGGCGAAGCCGCACACCAGCGTCGTGCCGTAAAGCTTCTTGAACTCGTCGAACTCGGAGCCGTCCACGACACGCGCGATGATGTCGCGCACGTCGAACGGTTTTCTGCCGTCGACCGGCACCACGCCGTAGATCTCCTCTGCCGCAAACAGCGGATCGCGCGGCTTATGCATGTTGAGATTCGGCCGCACCGACGGTTTCAGCGTGCCGACGATGCGCCGGGCGATCCCGATCGCATGGGCATCGTTCTGGGCGTAGTGATCGGTCACGCCCGATTGCCGCGAATGCACGTCGGCGCCGCCAAGCTCCTCGGCGCTCACCACCTCGCCGGTCGCCGCCTTCACCAGCGGCGGGCCGCCGAGGAAGATGGTGCCCTGGTTGCGCACGATGATGCTTTCGTCCGACATCGCCGGCACATAGGCCCCGCCCGCGGTGCAGGAGCCCATCACGATGGCGATCTGCGGAATGCCCTGTGAGGACATCTGCGCCTGGTTGTAGAAGATGCGGCCGAAATGGCGCTCGTCCGGAAAGATCTCGTCCTGCAGCGGCAGGAAGGCGCCACCGGAATCCACCATGTAGACG is a genomic window of Bradyrhizobium sp. CB1717 containing:
- a CDS encoding carboxyl transferase domain-containing protein, whose protein sequence is MPLHSSIDPSSSDFARNAEAMRTLVADLREKLSQVAGGGGEASRNRHTARGKMLARERVDLLVDPGTSFLELSPLAAYGLYSGDVHSASVVTGVGRISGRECVIVANDATIKGGTYYPMTVKKHLRAQDIARQNNLPCVYMVDSGGAFLPLQDEIFPDERHFGRIFYNQAQMSSQGIPQIAIVMGSCTAGGAYVPAMSDESIIVRNQGTIFLGGPPLVKAATGEVVSAEELGGADVHSRQSGVTDHYAQNDAHAIGIARRIVGTLKPSVRPNLNMHKPRDPLFAAEEIYGVVPVDGRKPFDVRDIIARVVDGSEFDEFKKLYGTTLVCGFAHIWGYPVGIIANNGILFSESSLKGAHFIELCCQRGIPLVFLQNITGFMVGKKYEAGGIARDGAKLVTAVATASVPKFTVVIGGSYGAGNYGMCGRAYSPRFLWMWPNARISVMGGEQASMVLSQVRRDNIEAKGDSWSKEEEDKFREPIRAQYESQGHPYYATARLWDDGVIDPADTRLVLGLGLSAASNAPIEPTKFGLFRM